A window of Candidatus Omnitrophota bacterium genomic DNA:
CCAATTTGCGCATTTTCCTCAGGAAATTATCGAAAACATTGGCTTCTTCTTTTGTTAGTTTTTCTTGAATATCTTTTCGTGTAAATTGAAACAGAATTTCTCCCTCTGCGATTCTTTTAAGAATTCTCTTATATTTAATGCTTTTAATAGCGGATACGATTTTCGGCTCGATGTACTTCTCTCCAATGATTCGCGTTGCCCGCCTAATTCCCTGAGTAACATCTTCTTCATCAATAAGATTGTCTTGGTTGATTTGGTAAACAGCGTCTCCCAATTCGTGCATAAAAACGGGGTAACCGTTGGAAAAAACATTTAATAATTTCAACGAGGCCGAAGAAACCTTTACGCCCACTTTCTCAAAAGCTTTACGGAAAAACTCGTTGGTTTCTTCTTCATTGAACCGGCGGATTTCGATGGGATCGAAAACGCGATCAAGCGAAGGTTGGCTTGCGATCAGTTGGCTGCGGCGTTCCGGCAAGCCGACAAGAACAAGAGTTAGAGGAATGGAATCGCGCTGAACAGCGATACCATCGATGAGACTTTTCAACCAATTGGCGAATTTTTCGTTGGCGGCGAGGCCGTTGAGATCGTCCAGGATGAGTAGAACGCCGTCTCGTTGATCTCGAATTTTATCCCATAAATTATTCAATATTTTCGAAAAATTATTGACGGCGTTCGACAAATCGCTTTTCGTCGCGTTGAAGGTCATTTGTACGCCAAATAAATCCACTTCTTGAAGATGTTTTTCGAAGATATTTTTTATGGAATCGAACCAGCTTTTTTTGACGCTGGCGTCAATCAGGCCTTCGAAAACTCTCTTCGCCATTTCCTCCAACGCGCCCACCTCGCCGAGAAAGACGTGAATAGGTAATACTTTATAATCGTTTTCAACCATAAAAGCGCAGAAGGAACAGAGAGAACTTTTTCCGATTCCTCTTTCTCCTTGTACGAATATCCGTTCCAACGATTTTCTTCCGATAGATTTCTTGACGGTAGCGACGAATTGTTGAATCTCGTTGACTCTGCCTGTAAAAAATTCTTTGGGAACGGGGACTCCGGGAGTGAATGGAGAATATTCTTTTGGCATTGGGAACACCCTATTCACAATATTTTATGAATATTTTACCATAAGGCGAGTTTGAAATCCATTATTAAGGGATTGGGGATTGAGATATAAAATGATAGTCGGTTTAAGCGTCATCGGTTTCCCGGCGCAAAGTAGACCTTCGACATTCCTTCCCCTCCCACGTCGAAAAAGAGCAATTCGCCGTCCGCGTTCCAGCTAAGGTTACGGATCGGCCGCCGGGATTGGAAGAGCGGCTTCGGTTCCATTTTCGCCCTGTCTGCAACGGGCCGAAAATCGCCGCTGACGACGATTTCCCAATCGCGAACGGCCGATGCGTCTTTTCGAGCGCCCGGTTTGGCGTTGATCCGCTCGCGGATTTGCGCATAACGCCGGCCGTTTGGCGTCCATGCGAATTGGGGCCATCCGCTGGCATAAGGCATAGAAACGCCGTTGGGCATGATATCCATGAAACAAGCCAGCCGCGCTGAATAGCGCTCCATCGTTTCCGGGAAAAAATCGGACGGCGAGAAAATATCCAACTCCGCCGCTAATCGATCCCCGCCGGGCGCCAGGGAAAGCCTGTAGAACGTCCCCGGCGTCCCCATCTGCCCGATCCTTTTTCGGCCTTCGGGAAGCGGAGCGGGGGTCCCATTTTTTTCTATTGTTTGCATGTCGATAAAACTGTCCGGCTCCCCTTGTCCCGAAATATATGCAATCCGCGAATCGTCCAGCCATACTCCGCCCTCGCTGTAATCTTCGATCGCGACCGGTTGGCTGCCGTTCAGTTTGGCGATGGAAATTCTAGTATACCCTCTCTCTTTCATCGCGCTTGTCAAAAGCAAATTCTCTCCCGAAGGCGAGAAGGATAGTTCTTTGATCGATCCTTCCATGCGAAACGAAAGAGGATCCAATCGTCCCTTTTCCGCATCCAGGAGAAATACTACGTCCTCTATGGCGATAGCCAGCCGGGGAGAATTCGCCGCCCAAGCCCATGCGGACGGCGCTTGGGACAAGGAATAGACCGCCGTCGATCGAAAAGGGATGTGAAATAGAACCACGGAGGCGTTTCCGCGGGTATTCTTCGCCAATAAGGCCAACAATGTCCCATCCGCATTCATCGCAGGCCGAGGATATAGGGAAAATTCGCCGCGAAGCGTTTGCTTCGACAAACCGTCCCGCAAAAAATACGCTCCTCCTTTTCCCACGGCGATGCATTCCGCCGCCGCCCCGCCGCTATAAAGAACTATGTCCGATTCCGGCAAAGCGACATAGGCGGGTTCCATTCCCGCCGAATTATGCCCGGCAAGAATCAGCAGACATACTATTGACCATAACCTATTTATATAAATCATGTCGCGTTCGTTTCGAATATCCTTCGAGTTGTCTGTCTTTCCTATTCCTCTCGCGTCCGCAAGCCTTTTCCTTAGTTACGCATTAAACAAGAAGAGGTAACGAATTTCTGCGCGTATTTCCCAGTCCATTCAGCGTTTCTTCTATGGCTATACGCCGTTATTTTTTCTCTGGATAGGGGACGCCGTACCCTTTTACGGAATGCCATACAATCCGGTTCAATGTATCTTCGTCGATTCGATCCGGCGCGGAAAAATCCAATTGCATCGATTGCTCGGCCAGCTGGCGCTGCAAACCGCCAATCTGTTTCAATGGCGGATTGATTTCATCCAGCGGAACATTGTTTTTCTTGGCGGAATAGGACGTGAGATTGGCTTCCGCCTGAAAACATTCGCGCATAGGCGTCGCCATAAGATCGAACTGGTTCATAGGCGGCAATCCCAGGATCAATTCCATCGTTTTCACCATGCTGGGCTGGGTATACATAATGCTGTCGACATAACCTCGGCGCGTATAGGGAGAGATGACGAACGCCACAGTTCGATGGGCGTCGACATGGTCTAAACCAGCCTGCGGGTCGTCTTCCACGACGAAAATGCAAGTTTTCGGCCAAAAGCGGCTGCGGCTAATGGCTTCCACGATTCGCCCCAAAGCCAGATCGTTGTCCGCCACGGCGGCGCGGGGAGATGGCCGTCCGGGAGAGGTTCCGCTGGTGTGGTCGTTGGGCAGAAGCATAATCGTAAAGTTGGGCAGCGAACCTTTTTCCTCGAATTGTCGCAGCTCACGGATAAATTCCTCCGCCCGGTAAACGTCGGGGACTTTGTTCGTGAAACCGGGATACGCGGGACACAAGTAGGATTCGAGTGGTTTTACATCGGTTTTCGCGCCTAAACGAATCGTATGGGCGCCGTTGAGAAAATCCTGGTAAATATCCATAAACGTTGCGGTCGCCGGGGAGATAACCGGATTGGTGAATTCGCCGTAAACCCGGAAAGTCAATCCATGGCGCAAAACGTTGTCCCAAA
This region includes:
- a CDS encoding NACHT domain-containing protein; translated protein: MPKEYSPFTPGVPVPKEFFTGRVNEIQQFVATVKKSIGRKSLERIFVQGERGIGKSSLCSFCAFMVENDYKVLPIHVFLGEVGALEEMAKRVFEGLIDASVKKSWFDSIKNIFEKHLQEVDLFGVQMTFNATKSDLSNAVNNFSKILNNLWDKIRDQRDGVLLILDDLNGLAANEKFANWLKSLIDGIAVQRDSIPLTLVLVGLPERRSQLIASQPSLDRVFDPIEIRRFNEEETNEFFRKAFEKVGVKVSSASLKLLNVFSNGYPVFMHELGDAVYQINQDNLIDEEDVTQGIRRATRIIGEKYIEPKIVSAIKSIKYKRILKRIAEGEILFQFTRKDIQEKLTKEEANVFDNFLRKMRKLDVIQQDAEFGRGAYVFTKALYWLFLRLQA